A region from the Hypnocyclicus thermotrophus genome encodes:
- a CDS encoding dihydroorotate dehydrogenase, whose amino-acid sequence MNKLKTNFCGIDMKNPIMTASGTFGWGKEYSDYFDPNVLGAIVLKGLTLEPRKGNPGTRIAETPSGMLNSIGLENPGFEHFKNITMKELEEDISTNLIVNLNGKTIEEYVELTEKIDKIDRIAGIELNISCPNVKDGGMAFGANPKIAAEVTRKVREVTKKPLIVKLSPNVTDISYIAKLVEDNGADAIAIINTLLGMAIDIEKKKPVLGNIFGGFSGPAVKPVALRIVYQVYKAVNIPILGMGGISSTKDAIEFMMAGASAVSLGTSIFTNPLLPVEVIEGLNKYCKEEKLKNISDIVGILHK is encoded by the coding sequence ATGAATAAATTAAAGACAAATTTTTGTGGGATAGACATGAAAAATCCTATAATGACTGCTTCAGGTACATTTGGATGGGGAAAAGAATATAGTGATTATTTTGATCCAAATGTATTAGGAGCAATAGTTTTAAAAGGACTTACTTTAGAGCCTCGAAAAGGGAATCCAGGAACTAGAATAGCTGAAACCCCATCTGGTATGTTAAATTCGATTGGTCTTGAAAATCCGGGATTTGAACATTTTAAAAATATAACAATGAAAGAATTGGAAGAAGATATTTCTACTAATTTAATAGTAAATTTAAATGGGAAAACAATAGAAGAATATGTAGAACTTACTGAAAAAATAGATAAGATAGATAGGATTGCTGGTATAGAATTAAATATTTCTTGTCCAAATGTAAAAGACGGTGGAATGGCATTTGGTGCAAATCCTAAAATTGCTGCCGAAGTAACTAGAAAAGTAAGAGAGGTAACTAAAAAACCGCTAATAGTAAAATTATCTCCAAATGTAACAGATATATCTTATATTGCAAAACTTGTAGAAGATAATGGTGCTGATGCAATAGCTATAATAAATACATTACTTGGAATGGCAATAGACATAGAGAAGAAAAAACCTGTACTTGGAAATATATTTGGCGGCTTTTCAGGGCCTGCAGTAAAACCAGTAGCTCTTAGAATAGTATATCAAGTATATAAAGCTGTAAATATCCCAATATTAGGAATGGGTGGAATTAGTTCTACCAAAGATGCAATAGAATTTATGATGGCAGGAGCTTCTGCTGTATCGTTGGGAACTAGTATTTTTACAAATCCATTATTACCAGTAGAAGTTATTGAAGGGCTTAATAAATATTGTAAAGAAGAAAAACTAAAGAATATATC